The following are encoded together in the Salvelinus alpinus chromosome 29, SLU_Salpinus.1, whole genome shotgun sequence genome:
- the LOC139558666 gene encoding stathmin-2-like isoform X1 has protein sequence MAKTAIAYKEKMKEMSVLSLLCSCLYPETRKNLVGEFQVAGMEVKPINKRASGQAFEVILKPPSPVSDTAHCVTSPPKKDVSLEDIQKKLEAAEDRRRSQEAQVLRALAEKREHERDVVMKAMEENSNFSKMAEEKLTMKMEQIKENRQAYLACIMERLQEKERHAQVVRRNKELREELTA, from the exons ATGGCTAAAACAGCAATTG CGTACAAAGAGAAGATGAAGGAgatgtctgtcctgtctctcctctgctcctgccTGTACCCAGAGACACGCAAGAACCTGGTGGGAGAGTTCCAAG TAGCAGGCATGGAGGTGAAGCCCATCAACAAGCGTGCCTCTGGCCAGGCCTTCGAGGTGATCCTGAAGCCCCCCTCTCCGGTGTCGGACACGGCTCACTGCGTCACCTCGCCTCCCAAGAAGGATGTCTCTCTGGAGGACATCCAGAAGAAGCTGGAGGCCGCTGAGGACCGGAGGAGA TCCCAGGAGGCCCAGGTTCTCAGGGCCCTGGCAGAAAAGCGGGAGCACGAGAGGGACGTGGTGATGAAGGCCATGGAGGAGAACAGCAACTTCAGCAAGATGGCAGAGGAGAAGCTGACCATGAAGATGGAGCAGATCAAGGAGAACCGCCAGGCCTACCTGGCCTGCATCATGGAGCGCCTGCAGGAGAAG GAGAGGCATGCCCAGGTGGTGCGCAGGAACAAAGAGCTGAGGGAAGAGCTAACAGCGTGA
- the LOC139558665 gene encoding hairy/enhancer-of-split related with YRPW motif protein 1-like: MKRNHDFSSSDSELDENIEVEKESADENGNVSSPLGPMSPSTKTQVNARKRRRGIIEKRRRDRINNSLTELRRLVPSAFEKQGSAKLEKAEILQMTVEHLKMLHAAGGKGYFDAHALATDYRGLGFRECLAETARYLSIIEGLDSADPLRIRLVSHLNSYTSQREALSISGLGHLAWGSAFGSPPSAHLAHLLLRQQHHQHQQGATLQLPRSASNSPPSSSSSTPSSSSPIERAPRSSPHGHAPSRLSGATPLSEPLPPGLNLTVTSSAAVTAKLSPPLSLSSLSTLSAFPFPFSAFPLLSPSTPAYTPSSQASLGKQPYRPWGMEIGAF, from the exons ATGAAAAGGAATCACGATTTTAGCTCATCGGACAGCGAGCTGGACGAGAACATTGAGGTTGAGAAGGAGAGTGCCGATGAAAATGG GAATGTGAGTTCACCCCTTGGGCCGATGTCTCCATCAACAAAAACTCAAGTGAATGCGAGGAAGCGCCGTCGAGGA ATCATTGAAAAACGCCGCCGCGACAGAATCAACAACAGCCTCACCGAGCTGCGTAGACTGGTCCCGAGCGCGTTTGAGAAGCAG GGGTCAGCTAAACTGGAGAAAGCAGAGATTCTGCAGATGACGGTGGAACATCTGAAGATGCTTCATGCTGCTGGAGGAAAAG GTTACTTTGATGCCCATGCTCTGGCCACGGACTACCGAGGTCTGGGTTTCAGGGAGTGTCTGGCTGAGACAGCCCGCTACCTGAGCATCATCGAGGGGCTGGACAGCGCTGACCCCCTGAGGATCCGCCTGGTCTCCCACCTGAATAGCTACACGTCCCAGAGAGAGGCCCTCTCCATCTCTGGGCTGGGGCACCTGGCCTGGGGCTCGGCCTTCGGGTCGCCCCCCTCCGCCCACCTGGCCCACCTCCTCCTCCGGCAGCAGCACCATCAACATCAGCAGGGGGCGACGTTACAGTTACCACGGAGCGCCTCCAACAGCCCTCCGTCATCCTCCTCTTCTActccttcatcctcctctccgATTGAGAGAGCGCCACGTTCCTCGCCCCATGGCCATGCTCCCAGCAGGCTTAGCGGTGCCACCCCCCTCTCTGAGCCCCTCCCCCCGGGACTGAACCTCACCGTGACCTCCTCAGCCGCCGTGACCGCCaagctctcccctcccctctctctgtcatccctctCCACCCTGTCGGCGTTCCCCTTCCCCTTCAGTGCCTTCCCCCTGCTGTCCCCAAGCACCCCTGCCTACACCCCCTCCAGCCAGGCCAGCCTGGGGAAGCAGCCCTACCGGCCCTGGGGCATGGAGATAGGGGCTTTCTGA
- the LOC139558666 gene encoding stathmin-2-like isoform X2: MAKTAIAYKEKMKEMSVLSLLCSCLYPETRKNLVGEFQAGMEVKPINKRASGQAFEVILKPPSPVSDTAHCVTSPPKKDVSLEDIQKKLEAAEDRRRSQEAQVLRALAEKREHERDVVMKAMEENSNFSKMAEEKLTMKMEQIKENRQAYLACIMERLQEKERHAQVVRRNKELREELTA; encoded by the exons ATGGCTAAAACAGCAATTG CGTACAAAGAGAAGATGAAGGAgatgtctgtcctgtctctcctctgctcctgccTGTACCCAGAGACACGCAAGAACCTGGTGGGAGAGTTCCAAG CAGGCATGGAGGTGAAGCCCATCAACAAGCGTGCCTCTGGCCAGGCCTTCGAGGTGATCCTGAAGCCCCCCTCTCCGGTGTCGGACACGGCTCACTGCGTCACCTCGCCTCCCAAGAAGGATGTCTCTCTGGAGGACATCCAGAAGAAGCTGGAGGCCGCTGAGGACCGGAGGAGA TCCCAGGAGGCCCAGGTTCTCAGGGCCCTGGCAGAAAAGCGGGAGCACGAGAGGGACGTGGTGATGAAGGCCATGGAGGAGAACAGCAACTTCAGCAAGATGGCAGAGGAGAAGCTGACCATGAAGATGGAGCAGATCAAGGAGAACCGCCAGGCCTACCTGGCCTGCATCATGGAGCGCCTGCAGGAGAAG GAGAGGCATGCCCAGGTGGTGCGCAGGAACAAAGAGCTGAGGGAAGAGCTAACAGCGTGA